One Denticeps clupeoides unplaced genomic scaffold, fDenClu1.1, whole genome shotgun sequence genomic window, TAATTTTAGAGGGAATAAAGAATCCTAAATGGATCTGACGTGTTCGCCATCAGCCGGTGTGAAGAGTGAAGACCCCCACGCGGCACCTGATGATCCACAGAAGACCTCATCAGACGACCCAGTTGACCGTACTGTGAAAGAGGAGTCGTGcgacgacgacgatgacgacTCTGGCAAGTCCCGTGCCTTAACGCTCATCGCGTGTAGAACATTTACTAATCGTCTGCACTGCCCCCCGACAGAAAacggcggagagagagagaaggcgtaccagtgcacacagtgcgAGAAGAGTTACGGAAAACCGTACAGCCTCAACATCCACCTGAGGACgcacaccggagagaagccctaccactgCCTGGAGTGCGGCGCGGGCTTTACGTCCCTGGGAGACCTGATAAAGCACCAAGGGCTCCACGCCACGGAAAGGCCCCACAGTTGCGCGCAGTGCCACATGAAGTTTGCCAAAGTGTCGGACCTCAAAAGGCACCGGCTGACGCACACCGGGGAGAAGCCTCACCGGTGCGCCGAGTGCGGGATGAGCTTCTCGCAGCTGCCGAGCCTCAAGAGGCACCAGCAGACCCACAGCGGAGAGCGGCCGTTCCGCTGTCCGGACTGCGGCAAGGCGTTCTCCCGAGCGCTCATCCTCAAGGAGCACCAGAGGATCCACAGCGGGAGAAGCCCTACCGCTGCGCCGAGTGCGGCGTGGTCTTCTCGCTCAAGTCCAACTTTAAAGCGCACCAGCGGGTGCACTCCGGCGAGAAGCCCTACCGGTGCGAGCAGTGCGGCATGAGCTTTCCGCAGACGTCGACCCTCGTGCGCCACCTGAGGACgcacaccggagagaagcccttctCCTGCGAGCGCTGCGCCATGTACTTTTCTCGCCTGTCCAGCCTCAAAAGGCACCAGAAGGTCCACGGCCGAGGCAAACGGCAGGAGACGTGAAAACGGCAtgaaaaagagagtgagagatatCGACCTGCACTGGACTGCCACGCGTTCCGATCCGTACCCAAGTGGAGACATTTAACTTAatgttgtatattgtatatttcagTTACTGTACTTTTGCCGTTTCAGATTTTAAGTCATTCATCTAAAATAAATTCAAAGCATAATAAATTCATTTGCCGCTGTAGTTTAGTGTCCGGTACTGGTTCTTTCGTCATGCGTGCACAGAGAAGAGGCATTATTCACGATCTCGTGAAATAAAGTAATTATAATCAACAAGAAACGACACAAAAGAACACCGCTGTTCTGTTACGATAGAAAACACAATTTCCCATGAGTCTCTCTGTCCCGGAAGTGCGTTTTCCCTGCCgcttggaaaatatatatatatatatgtgtgtgtgtgtgtgtgtgtgtgtatagatatatATTGTCGACCTGCGGTGAACTGCCGCGCGAGCaatattgtatatttaattttttcaccCAGTTACTGTACTTTTGGCGTTTCAGTTTTTAAGTCATTCATTTTGCACCGATAAAGAGCCTTTCTTCAAAGCATAATAAATCCATTTGCCGCTATTATTTAGTGTCCGGTATTGGTTCTTATGTCACGTGTGCACAGAGAGGAGCCATTATTGAAGTTATTAAATTGTTACGTTATGGGTTAAGCATCGTACACAGTAGGGAATATGAAGCGGaacattgcaaatatttgcTTCGAGTCTACCACCACCGCAGGAAACGACACAAAAGAACACCGCTGTTCTGATACGATAGAAGACTTCGTTTCCCGTGAGCCTCTCTGCTACGTTCGCGCGATAATGGCGCCGGGTTGACGCCGTGTCCTCGCGGCACTGCTGCCGTATAGACCGTCACTCCTCGCACCCCGACCACCTGAATGTCCACCGTTGGTGACTGAAATCTGTCACTGCACAATCCATGCACTTTAGCAGAATACGTGCCCACTACTCGTGACGTCTGCGTGTCATGTTCCcattgaacataaatattttctTTGCTACTTTTCGCTAATTCTTTAACCATGCACAGTTAAAACAGAGTGGTTCAGGATGTATtttaactatgcatgtgacataatcagaaggttgccggttcgaatcccgacccgccgaggtgccaccgagcaaagcgccgtccccacacactgctccccgggcgcctgtcatggctgcccactgctcaccaggggtgatggttaaatgcagaggacacgtttcacagtgtcaccgtgtgctgtgttgcagtgtttcacagtgacaaccGCAGAGGCggtcaggaggttgccggttcgagtcccgacccgcttaagtgccactgaggtgccaccgagcaaagcgccgtccccacacactgctccccgggcgctgaggacatatttcaccgtgtcaccgtgaaCTCCGTTATCGAAAtatgattcatttaaaataagaaactGTAAATATTGCAGATGCCCCCTAGGGTCTTGCTGCAGTACAGGTTATATTAGgctaaaaaaattcaaatgataatatattaattaagataaaatgcaattaatattgCACACAGATGCTACCGTAAATATAGGTTTATACTGAGTTTGTTCATCTCGTGTCTGAACGTTCATTTATCTCAACAAAATTTAAGAGgctaatttaaaaaaggttCTCACAGGGGTGCTATCTATATATCTCTATATATCGTGTTGCATACGTACCTGCCACATATGAGATGAAACATCTTGTGAAGCAAATTGCTTCTAACCCAGCGAGCAGTGGTTTCAAAGGTAAATAGAATGACATGTGACACAGGCGTCATAATGCATCATAATACGACCAAATACCATCTCCAGCCCACTGATGCACATAATCAGCGGGGCCGCACAAGGAGTGgtcttgtgtgtctgtgagtgtgtgtgtttgtgtgtgtgttcatggtttATGTTGATGGACCAGCGCTGTCCTCCCACGGCCTGTgacaaaaaagcatttcaatcCAGAGCTGAGACACACAAAGCAACATGACCGCCGCCCGAAGACAAACTATGGCACACTGACTGACGCCCTGGGACTTTGTgagtatatatatgtttatgttaatgttttattatatgtatttttgaaaTTGAAGCAATATATGAGGAATATACAAGTATAATATTAGGattatatgaaaataaactGTGATGACTCAGTAGGAGTTACTGCTTCTGTTATGCTGCTCGGCCtagcatatatatatgtgtgtgtgtgtgtgtgtgtgtgtatgtatattaaaCTTGAAGTAGTATTAAGTAGtattatactttttttgtagtttgtaGTTATTTCCTGTTCATTGGATGTCTGGACGTCTCAGATTTCTACCGCCTTCTATatgaaaagaaagtgaacaACCGAGCGAAATTCAACAGGGGACCAGATCAAATCATCGTCATGGGAACAACAGGACTTCAGGTGACGGGGCTGCTGCTGGCCTGTGGGGCTGGGTGGGTGGAGCTTTGGTGTGCGCTGCCCCCTTCTGGCGGGTGTCGGCCTTTCGTGGGGGACGAGCTGGTGGTGTCGGGGTGCTGTGGGAGGGGCTTTGGATGAGCTGCCGTCTCAGTTCGGCCGCATGCAGTGAGACCTAGACTCGGGCCTGGCGCTGGCGGGCGGGCCCAGCTGTGCGCCCCCTCACCGTCCTCGCCCTCCTGCTGTGTCTGTTCGCACTGCTGCTGGGGGTCATCGGGCTCAAGTGCACCCACTGCTGGGGGGACACTCAGGGCCCAAAAGCCCGCCTGGCACGTGCCGCCGGGGTCCCTTTCGTCCTGGCCggcctcttcttcctcatcccTGTGTGCTGGACGGCATACTCCGTGGTGAGGGAATTCTACGACCCCAACGTGCCGCCGCCGCTCAAACGGGAGCTCGGCCCCGCCCTTTACCTGGGCTGGGGCACGGCCGTACTCATGTTGGCTGGTGGCGCCATTCTCAACGCGGCCTCCGCCCCGCCGGAGCCTCGGCCGAGCAACACGAACGCAGGAGGCCGGAATAACCCCCAACCGCCGCACGCCGAGGGAAAACCGGAGAAGGAATACGTGTGAAACTAAAAATAGACTCTTCTAACAATGTGTGTTGAAGGACTTACCACTGACCCCATGTAGTGTTAATGCTACATACACTGTTTTCGacaatatattcaaatatacgAGAACTATATACTCAAAAAACGAACCTTCATGCCATCATGTTTCCTCCGATTTAAATCGGAAGCCCCGGCGTCGGCCGAGGAGCACGTCACGGCGAAGCGGTGGCAGAACCAGCTTTTCAGGCTGAAACAGAAGAACCAGAAGAGAACAGGACATTCCACGCAGGAGTTCAAAGCCACTGCAAACCAATTTAATGAATGCAGAACCGaagagagttaaaaaaaagttctttc contains:
- the LOC114773215 gene encoding zinc finger protein 436-like, whose protein sequence is MKFAKVSDLKRHRLTHTGEKPHRCAECGMSFSQLPSLKRHQQTHSGERPFRCPDCGAPEDPQREKPYRCAECGVVFSLKSNFKAHQRVHSGEKPYRCEQCGMSFPQTSTLVRHLRTHTGEKPFSCERCAMYFSRLSSLKRHQKVHGRGKRQET